A single region of the Zootoca vivipara chromosome 2, rZooViv1.1, whole genome shotgun sequence genome encodes:
- the LOC118080129 gene encoding butyrophilin subfamily 1 member A1-like: MKEVSVTLDPDMGSPQYSLTDGDIRLKQDVPIDLSGPGDVPNLLPYVLGCNVFTTGRHCWVVTVVGEDDWAVGVARSSVRRNGRRSRGVFSPTGGIWAIGKWEGGYAMFSSPKEPVPMNGEVLKRIRVSLNCDGKQVSFANADSGTVLAKFQAASFLGEPLHPIFWVEGDTKLSFPS, from the exons ATGAAGGAAG TAAGCGTGACTTTGGATCCAGACATGGGTAGCCCGCAGTACTCCCTAACCGATGGTGATATACGTCTGAAGCAAGATGTCCCTATAGATCTTTCTGGGCCTGGTGATGTCCCCAACCTCCTTCCTTATGTGTTGGGGTGTAATGTATTCACCACAGGCCGCCACTGCTGGGTAGTCACGGTTGTCGGTGAGGATGACTGGGCTGTGGGCGTGGCCAGGAGTTCTGTGAGGAGGAACGGGAGAAGAAGCAGGGGCGTCTTTAGCCCCACAGGAGGGATCTGGGCGATAGGCAAGTGGGAAGGCGGCTATGCAATGTTCAGCTCGCCCAAAGAACCTGTGCCCATGAACGGCGAGGTGCTGAAGAGAATCCGAGTGTCCTTGAACTGCGACGGGAAGCAGGTGTCTTTTGCCAACGCTGACAGTGGCACTGTCCTTGCCAAGTTCCAGGCAGCTTCATTCTTGGGGGAGCCCCTTCACCCCATCTTCTGGGTGGAAGGAGACACCAAGCTCTCTTTTCCCTCCTGA